Proteins encoded together in one Riemerella anatipestifer window:
- a CDS encoding metal-dependent transcriptional regulator, protein MNSLTEENYLKALFHLKTDNNEVTVNELSKFLNIKMPSVNSMMKKFAQKNWVITESYKPIILTEIGQKEAALVIRKHRLTEMFLVEKMGFGWENVHKIAEELEHIHSEEFFDKMDELLNYPKVDPHGEPIPDKEGNIIEQNLKKLSECTEGSKVTLAAVTVDTKDFLSFLNDKQLNLGSQLTVNKKEKFDASMMVTINGIFHSFSKVVCDALLVRLD, encoded by the coding sequence ATGAACTCTCTTACAGAAGAAAATTACCTAAAGGCTTTATTTCATCTAAAGACTGATAACAACGAGGTTACAGTAAACGAACTCAGCAAATTTTTGAACATTAAAATGCCGAGTGTTAATAGTATGATGAAAAAATTTGCTCAAAAGAACTGGGTGATTACCGAAAGCTACAAACCCATTATCCTTACCGAAATTGGACAAAAAGAAGCTGCGTTAGTTATTAGAAAACATAGGCTTACAGAGATGTTTTTGGTAGAAAAAATGGGCTTCGGTTGGGAAAATGTGCACAAAATAGCCGAGGAACTAGAGCATATACACTCTGAGGAGTTTTTTGATAAAATGGACGAATTACTTAATTACCCTAAAGTAGATCCTCACGGAGAACCTATCCCTGACAAAGAGGGCAACATCATAGAGCAAAATCTAAAGAAACTCAGCGAATGTACCGAAGGCTCTAAGGTAACACTAGCCGCTGTAACTGTAGATACCAAAGATTTCCTTAGCTTTTTGAATGATAAACAACTCAATTTAGGAAGCCAACTTACTGTAAACAAAAAAGAAAAATTTGACGCTTCTATGATGGTTACTATAAACGGTATTTTCCACTCTTTCAGCAAGGTAGTTTGTGATGCTCTTTTAGTAAGGCTAGATTAA
- a CDS encoding CorA family divalent cation transporter codes for MPIDTIFESDLCKWIDVTAPTKEDLDSLHHQFHINKLHLDDTVDPSHLPKFEEVEGVKFFLTRENVELQRKNLNGINDVSTKLGIFIIEKIIITIHRTDNKSILEIKEDLNKNPDKYKKYSPDKLALILGLKIMKSFDDESKKLIEIIDKLETEIFMQNSPQLNPIKKLYKIKRKAGLNARVLNMSSDWIGAFKKLNLKDIEIADLVDKQKDVMSDFDHISAQITNLISVYIALSDQKANQVMKLLAMYSVYFLPITFIAGLYGMNFEFMPELHHKYGYFATLGVMLSIIIATFIYFKKKKF; via the coding sequence ATGCCTATAGATACTATTTTTGAAAGCGACCTCTGTAAATGGATTGATGTTACAGCTCCTACCAAAGAAGATTTAGACTCCCTACATCATCAGTTCCATATCAATAAGTTACACTTAGATGATACTGTAGACCCAAGTCATCTTCCTAAATTTGAAGAAGTAGAAGGCGTAAAATTTTTCTTAACTAGAGAAAATGTAGAACTCCAAAGAAAAAACTTAAATGGCATCAATGATGTAAGTACTAAATTAGGCATATTTATCATAGAAAAAATAATTATCACTATACATAGAACTGATAATAAGAGTATTCTAGAAATTAAAGAAGACCTTAACAAAAATCCTGATAAATACAAGAAATATTCTCCAGATAAGTTAGCTCTAATCTTAGGACTCAAGATAATGAAATCCTTTGATGACGAAAGCAAAAAACTTATAGAGATTATTGATAAGTTAGAGACTGAGATTTTTATGCAAAATAGCCCTCAGCTCAACCCTATAAAAAAACTCTACAAAATTAAAAGAAAGGCAGGGCTTAATGCTAGAGTACTTAACATGTCTTCGGATTGGATAGGTGCTTTTAAAAAACTTAATCTAAAAGATATTGAAATAGCAGACCTTGTAGATAAACAAAAAGATGTGATGTCTGATTTTGACCATATTAGTGCTCAGATTACTAACCTCATCTCTGTATATATCGCCTTATCTGACCAAAAAGCCAACCAAGTGATGAAACTATTAGCGATGTACTCAGTCTATTTTTTACCAATTACCTTCATCGCTGGACTTTATGGAATGAACTTTGAATTTATGCCAGAGCTTCATCATAAATATGGTTATTTTGCAACTTTAGGTGTAATGCTGAGCATTATTATAGCCACATTCATTTACTTTAAAAAGAAAAAGTTTTAG
- the dapA gene encoding 4-hydroxy-tetrahydrodipicolinate synthase, translated as MKNLSGLGVALVTPFNEDLSIDFDALTKLIEYNITNGTDFFVVLGTTAETATLSNEEKEAVIQHIVKVNNKRLPLVLGIGSNNTLAVKKEIEQTNLDDFEAILSVSPYYNKPNQEGLYQHYKALAETGKNIIIYNVPGRTGQNIEAETTLRLAKEFSNLFMIKEAAPNLTQYFDILRKKPTNFSLMSGDDEYTLPVTLAGGDGVISVIGQAYPKEFSEMIKLAKNDKVKEAYAIHNQLVEITRLIFAEGNPVGIKAVLAHKGIIKNHLRLPLVKASESLQQKINSEVDRLNSVFK; from the coding sequence ATGAAAAATTTATCAGGTCTAGGGGTTGCTTTAGTAACTCCTTTTAACGAAGATTTATCTATCGATTTTGATGCTCTTACAAAGCTCATAGAATACAACATAACTAACGGAACAGATTTTTTTGTAGTTCTTGGTACAACTGCAGAAACTGCCACCCTTTCTAATGAAGAAAAAGAAGCTGTTATACAACACATTGTTAAAGTTAACAATAAAAGACTCCCTTTAGTTCTAGGTATTGGCAGCAACAATACTTTAGCAGTAAAAAAAGAAATCGAACAAACTAATCTTGATGATTTTGAGGCTATTTTATCAGTTTCTCCTTACTATAATAAACCTAACCAAGAAGGACTTTATCAGCATTATAAGGCTTTAGCAGAAACAGGTAAAAACATCATTATTTATAATGTCCCAGGAAGAACAGGGCAAAATATAGAAGCCGAAACTACACTACGATTGGCTAAGGAGTTCTCTAACCTATTTATGATAAAAGAAGCGGCTCCTAATCTTACGCAGTACTTTGATATTTTAAGAAAAAAGCCTACAAATTTCTCACTAATGTCTGGTGATGACGAGTACACTCTTCCTGTAACACTCGCTGGAGGTGATGGAGTAATCTCAGTAATTGGACAAGCCTACCCTAAAGAATTTTCTGAGATGATAAAACTCGCAAAAAATGACAAAGTAAAAGAGGCTTATGCTATCCATAATCAACTGGTGGAAATCACGCGCCTTATTTTTGCTGAGGGTAATCCTGTTGGTATCAAAGCTGTTTTAGCACATAAAGGCATTATTAAAAATCACCTTAGATTACCTTTAGTTAAAGCCTCAGAAAGTCTACAACAAAAAATAAATTCAGAGGTTGACAGACTAAACTCTGTTTTTAAATAA
- a CDS encoding SIR2 family NAD-dependent protein deacylase → MKKRLVVLSGASISAESGIKTFRDSNGLWENHRIEDVASPEGFARNPQLVLDFYNLRRRQLAEVKPNLAHSILAELEKYYEVTIITQNVDDLHERAGSSHIIHLHGELKKARPINSESEIINWETDLNLGDKNEKGVQLRPHIVWFGEAVPEMEKAIDIATSADLFLVIGTSLQVYPAASLVHYIPQHCELFLIDPQIPERYTKKATCFATSATEGMIKLKEILLAEF, encoded by the coding sequence ATGAAAAAAAGATTAGTAGTACTTTCTGGGGCGAGTATTTCTGCTGAAAGTGGCATTAAAACATTTAGAGATTCTAATGGGCTGTGGGAAAACCACCGTATAGAAGATGTGGCGAGCCCAGAAGGGTTTGCTAGAAATCCGCAATTGGTTTTAGATTTTTATAATCTTAGAAGAAGGCAATTAGCAGAGGTTAAACCAAATTTGGCTCATAGCATTTTAGCAGAATTAGAAAAATATTATGAGGTAACTATTATTACTCAAAATGTAGATGATTTACACGAAAGAGCGGGGTCTTCTCATATTATTCATCTTCACGGAGAACTTAAAAAGGCGAGACCTATAAACTCTGAAAGCGAGATTATAAATTGGGAAACTGACCTTAATCTAGGAGACAAAAATGAAAAAGGCGTTCAACTTAGACCTCATATTGTATGGTTTGGTGAGGCTGTGCCTGAAATGGAGAAAGCTATAGATATAGCAACCTCGGCAGATTTATTTTTAGTGATAGGAACTTCGTTACAAGTTTATCCTGCGGCATCTTTGGTACATTATATTCCACAGCATTGCGAGTTGTTTCTTATTGACCCTCAAATTCCCGAGCGTTATACAAAAAAGGCTACTTGCTTTGCTACTTCGGCAACAGAAGGTATGATAAAATTAAAAGAGATACTTTTAGCTGAGTTTTAA
- a CDS encoding SusC/RagA family TonB-linked outer membrane protein, translated as MKNYSVLKVAPAFLLAGAMLQAQKVDSAKTKSIDEVVLIGYGKKKKSDLTGSVTSISSKDFNDGMLSSPEQLIQGKAAGVQITTNGGAPGSGSTIRVRSGASLNASNDPLIVIDGMPLDTKGIDGAANPLALINPNDIESFNILKDASAAAIYGNRASNGVIIITTKKGTRGKLRVGYNSTTSVSQRFGTVNMMDANEFRTLVKDKASADYISKLGNANTNWQEAFYQLATGFDNNLTLSGGIGKVPFRLSLGYLNQDGIIRTNNIERSTAGLNLNPKLFNNHLDINFNLKGTYVENRFTDGEAINAAIAFDPTQNIYDASNQAMGGYWEWMDNGIPNQNATRNPLSMLYQRRDVSYVKRLLGNVQFDYKFHFLPELRANLNLGLDLSNSNGTVTTLPTLASSYFQKGTNRNYEQEKKNRLLEFYLNYSKKLPSIDSDIDVMAGYSYQKWNETKPFAPTIYGDGTKDPASGVDFFTQNLLLSYYTRLNYTFKNRYLLTASVRRDGSSRFNSNNRWGYFPSVSLAWRIDQENFLKGNTTISTFKLRGGWGVTGQQDISGDYPYLAVYSISNSGANYLFGGVPYTLYRPEGYDPNIRWETTRTTNIGLDFGVLKDRLLFNVDAYKRYTVDLLSEAPTPGGANFTNLLLSNIGNMESKGLEIGALWKAIQNENFSWDISANATFQDAKITNLAANEGAGQRVLVGGISGITGGLIQTHSVGYKPNSFYVYQQKYDASGRPIEGDYVDRNGDGIINEQDLYEYQSSMPKALFAFTSRMTYKNWDMGFALRASLGNYVYNNANARYGNLQNIGTNGYLQNLTRDYLNTGFTTSQYFSDYYVEDASFLRMDNINIGYNFPQFIGNARLRVNASVNNVFVITKYSGVDPEVFNGIDNNFYQRPRVYSLGFNLQF; from the coding sequence ATGAAAAACTATTCAGTACTAAAGGTTGCACCCGCTTTTCTGTTGGCAGGGGCAATGCTACAAGCACAAAAGGTAGATTCTGCCAAAACCAAAAGTATAGATGAGGTAGTGCTTATAGGTTACGGAAAGAAGAAAAAATCAGATCTTACAGGGTCTGTAACATCTATTTCTTCTAAAGATTTTAATGATGGTATGTTATCTTCTCCAGAACAGCTTATTCAAGGTAAAGCGGCAGGTGTACAGATTACAACTAATGGCGGTGCTCCTGGTAGTGGCTCTACAATTAGAGTAAGAAGTGGAGCGTCTCTTAATGCATCTAATGACCCACTTATCGTTATAGACGGAATGCCATTAGATACCAAAGGTATTGATGGAGCGGCTAATCCACTAGCCCTTATTAACCCTAATGATATAGAGTCTTTTAACATTCTTAAAGACGCTTCTGCAGCAGCTATCTATGGTAATAGAGCTTCTAATGGGGTTATCATCATTACCACTAAGAAAGGAACTAGAGGAAAACTTAGAGTAGGCTATAATTCCACAACATCTGTTTCTCAAAGATTTGGAACGGTGAATATGATGGATGCTAACGAATTCAGAACTTTAGTAAAGGATAAAGCATCGGCGGATTATATTTCTAAATTAGGTAATGCAAATACCAACTGGCAAGAAGCTTTTTATCAATTAGCGACAGGCTTTGATAATAATTTAACGTTATCTGGAGGGATTGGTAAAGTGCCATTTAGACTATCTTTAGGATACCTTAACCAAGATGGTATTATTAGAACTAATAATATAGAAAGAAGCACCGCAGGTTTAAACTTAAATCCAAAATTATTTAATAATCATTTGGATATTAATTTTAACTTAAAAGGGACTTATGTAGAAAATAGGTTTACTGATGGAGAGGCCATCAATGCGGCTATTGCGTTTGATCCAACACAAAACATTTATGATGCTTCTAATCAGGCGATGGGCGGTTATTGGGAATGGATGGACAATGGAATACCTAACCAAAATGCAACGAGAAACCCTCTTTCTATGCTCTATCAAAGGAGAGATGTTTCTTATGTAAAAAGACTCTTGGGGAATGTTCAGTTTGACTATAAATTTCATTTCTTACCAGAGCTCAGAGCTAACTTAAATTTAGGTCTAGACCTATCTAACTCTAACGGAACAGTTACTACTTTACCTACATTAGCATCATCATACTTCCAAAAAGGAACGAACAGAAACTATGAACAGGAAAAGAAAAATAGGCTTTTAGAATTTTATTTAAATTATTCCAAAAAACTACCTTCTATAGACTCTGATATTGATGTAATGGCGGGGTATTCTTACCAAAAATGGAATGAAACTAAACCTTTTGCACCTACAATCTACGGAGATGGAACTAAAGACCCTGCGAGTGGTGTAGATTTCTTTACGCAAAACTTATTACTTTCTTACTATACTAGATTAAATTATACATTTAAAAATAGATACTTACTAACGGCTTCTGTGCGTAGAGATGGTTCTTCTAGGTTTAATAGTAATAATAGATGGGGCTATTTTCCATCCGTATCATTAGCTTGGAGAATTGATCAAGAGAACTTCCTTAAAGGTAACACTACAATCTCTACTTTTAAACTGAGAGGAGGTTGGGGGGTAACAGGTCAACAGGATATTTCAGGCGATTATCCTTATTTGGCAGTATATAGTATCTCTAACTCTGGAGCTAATTATCTTTTTGGAGGTGTACCTTACACTCTTTATCGTCCAGAAGGCTATGACCCAAACATTAGATGGGAAACTACAAGAACTACCAATATAGGATTAGACTTTGGTGTTTTGAAAGATAGATTACTATTTAATGTAGATGCTTACAAGAGATATACAGTAGATTTACTAAGTGAGGCTCCAACCCCAGGAGGTGCTAACTTTACCAATTTACTTTTATCAAACATAGGAAATATGGAATCTAAAGGGCTTGAAATTGGTGCATTGTGGAAGGCTATTCAAAACGAAAATTTCTCTTGGGATATTTCTGCTAATGCAACATTCCAAGATGCTAAAATTACCAATTTAGCAGCTAATGAAGGAGCTGGTCAAAGAGTGCTTGTAGGTGGTATATCAGGCATTACAGGTGGTTTGATACAAACACATTCTGTAGGTTATAAACCAAATTCTTTCTATGTTTATCAGCAGAAATATGATGCTAGTGGAAGACCAATAGAAGGCGATTATGTAGATAGAAACGGAGATGGCATTATAAACGAGCAAGATTTGTATGAATACCAATCGTCTATGCCAAAAGCTCTATTTGCATTTACATCTAGAATGACCTATAAAAATTGGGATATGGGATTTGCACTTAGAGCTAGTTTAGGTAACTATGTTTACAATAATGCCAATGCTAGATACGGAAATCTACAAAACATAGGAACTAACGGCTATCTTCAAAATCTTACAAGAGACTATCTTAATACAGGGTTTACGACATCTCAATATTTTTCAGATTATTATGTAGAAGATGCTTCATTCTTAAGAATGGATAATATCAATATAGGCTATAATTTCCCTCAGTTTATAGGAAATGCAAGACTGAGAGTGAATGCCTCTGTAAACAATGTTTTTGTGATTACCAAGTATAGCGGGGTAGACCCAGAGGTTTTCAATGGTATTGATAACAATTTCTACCAAAGACCTCGTGTGTATTCATTAGGTTTCAACCTTCAGTTTTAA
- a CDS encoding cysteine hydrolase family protein: MKLREKNPALVLIDVQKAFLEEDYWGGNRNNKNAEEICGKILQKWRELNLPIFHIRHSSDNPKSKLHITNAGFEFSEYVTPNDSEAIITKNVNSAFIGTTLKEQIDSLNINTLVIVGITTNHCVSTTTRMSGNYGYETYLISDATATFDRIGINGEKYDSELIHQTTLANLNEEFAIVWNSEKLFKEI; encoded by the coding sequence ATGAAATTAAGAGAAAAAAATCCCGCATTAGTTTTAATCGATGTTCAAAAGGCTTTTCTTGAAGAAGATTATTGGGGCGGAAATCGTAATAATAAAAATGCTGAAGAAATTTGTGGTAAAATTCTGCAAAAATGGCGTGAATTAAATTTACCAATCTTTCATATAAGGCATAGTTCGGATAATCCTAAATCAAAACTTCATATCACAAATGCAGGATTTGAATTTAGCGAATATGTTACACCAAATGATTCTGAGGCTATCATTACTAAAAATGTAAATAGTGCATTTATTGGAACTACATTAAAAGAGCAAATTGATAGTTTAAATATTAACACATTAGTAATTGTAGGAATAACTACCAACCATTGTGTTTCTACAACAACTAGAATGTCTGGAAATTATGGTTATGAAACTTATCTCATTTCGGACGCTACAGCAACATTTGACAGGATTGGAATTAATGGAGAAAAATACGATTCGGAGTTAATTCATCAGACAACGCTTGCAAACCTGAATGAGGAATTTGCAATTGTTTGGAATTCTGAAAAATTATTTAAAGAGATTTAA